DNA sequence from the Polyangia bacterium genome:
GCCGAGCCCTTGCCGCCCGGCGCCGAAACAGGGACGCGACGGGTGAACTCGGAGTTCAGGGTGGCGCCGGTCGAGCTGGAACCGACGTCGACGGTCGGGGCACGCGCCACGACGACCACTTCTTCGGCTTGCAGGGCCTCCGGAAGCAACTCGGCGTTCAATCGGATGGTCGTATCAGAGCGCAGCGAGATCCCGTCGCGGGCCAGCGGTTTATAGGCTTCCTTGTCGAAACGCAGCGTATAGGCGCCCGGGGGAAGGGTCGGGATCCGGTAGAACCCGGACGAATCCGTGACCACTACCTGCTCACCTTGCAGGTTGGGGGACGTCGCGGTCACCACCACATCGGCGACCGGCGCTTTGGTCGCGGCATCGGTGACGGTACCCGTCAAGGTGCCTTCCCCTTGCTGGGCTTGGGCTGACCGGGCCAGGAAAAGGCCCGCGGTCACGGAGCAAACAATGAGGCCAAGGCGGATTTTTTTTACTGAAAAGATGGTCACGAGGTCTCCCGCAGACGTGTGATGGTTTGAGCGCCCCCGTCTGCGATGCCTTGCAGCCGTCGTTGCTCGCCGGACACCATTGCCTTTTTTCCCGGACGAGGACGGAGTTTCTTGAGGTGAAGGTGAACTGTCAAGCGGGCCTATCCCACCCCCGAAGAATAAATACAACTTCGAGCCGAATGATCGATCGCCTGGGCATCGGATCGCCCCGGTTTGGGGGCCCAATTGCCGCATCCACCGCATACGAATGCCGCTTTTTTTCGGTCGAATGCGGCGTCGAGGGCGGCAAAGGATTACGGTGGCGGCGGTGAAAATCCGCGCCCGATCAGGCTGGCCAATTTCGGTAGCTGCCCTCACCTGGTTAGGCTGCCGATTGGCGTGGGCGGGTGGTCCGCCGGGTGCGCAGGTCGTGATCGTCGACGATGAAATCCGCGTGCGCCGCGACGACCAGCAGACTGCCGTCGCGACCGGACAGGTCCTACCCCTTGCCGACGGACGGGTGACGCTGACGGCGCTGCGCGGAGAGACGGTCGCCTTCCAGGTAATCATTTTCGATCAAAGCCCGCTCCCGGGCGCGGCCGCGATCGCGGTTGCTCCGTTCGCCGACCCGAGCGGACCGCGGGTCGAGCTGTGGCGGCAGCATTTCGTCACCGTCCAAGAACGCTCCCGTAACGAACGCCGGCCCGACGAATCCCTCGGTTGGTCTGCGGGCGCTCGCGCACCGGACGACGCCATGTTGGGCGAGGTACCGGACGCACTGATCCCGTTGACCATCGACGATCGCCCGCGCCCGTCGTCGACCTGGGAGGCCTTCTGGGTCGATCTGTTCGTGCCGGAAGCGGCGACGCCCGGGCCGCACGCGACCACCGCCAGCGTCACGGTGGGCGGCGCGCTGAGCGCCCGCTTCACCCTCGCCGTGGACGTCAAGGCGGCCGTGCTTCCCTATCGCGCGGTCAGCGCGTTTGCCTTTTACGAACCCGCGCGTCTGGAACAACGGATCGGCGACGGCCCGGCAGCCGAACGTCAACTGTGGCAGCTTCTGCACGCCCATCACCTCGACGCCCTGGCACCGCTGACGGCGGTCGCCGACGTCGATCGGCTGGCGGACGTTTTCAGCGGCGCTTTGTTTTCTGCCGAGCAAGGCTACGCCGGCCCCGGGATGCATCAGCCGCCCGCGGTGGCGGCGCTGGGTGCGTACGGACAGCTCGGTGATCCGACGCCGGCGACGATCGCAACAGTGCGGACGATGGTTGAAAGGCTGGCGCGACTGGCGCCGTCATCGAGCGACGCCACCCATGCGGCGGCTCCGGAGCTGTTTCTCTATGCCGTCGACGAAGACTGCGCCAGCCCACGCGCCGCCGACTGGAAGAAGGCGCTGGGCGGGCTCGCCCTGGCCCTGCCCGTGGCGGTGGGCCAGACCTGTGCCCAGCCGCCCGCGCAGCAAGCGGCCGACGTGGCGTTGATTCCGGGACCGTCATTCACGCGCGACCTGGTCGGCGCCGCGCGCGCCGCTGGCCGACGCGCCTGGATCTACAACGGCGCGCTGCCACGCACCGGAACGCTGCTGCTGGACGCTCCGCCGCGCGGCTTGCTGGTGAACGGCTGGATCGCCGCCCTGACCGATATCGACCGCTGGTTCTACTGGGAAAGCACGTTCTGGAATGACGACAACCCAGGCGGACACGGCGCCGTCGATCCGTTCGTCAACCCGGCCACCTTTCACAATCGCGACGGCGACACGGCGCTGGGCGACGGGCTGCTGGTCTATCCGGGACGCCAGCGTGCGCCGTTCGCTGGCGATTCGTTCGGGTTCGCCGGCGTGTTTCCCTCGCTGCGGCTGAAGCTGATCCGGCGCGGCATCGAAGACGCCGGCTATTTGATCCTGGCCGCGCGCGAACACCCGGTCGAGGCGACGCGCATCGCCGCGCAAGCCGTGCCCGCCCTGATGGACGAAGCCGCCGCCGATCAACCGGCCTCGTGGGACGCCGCCACCGACGAGGGCCGCCCGCGCTTTGCCCGCGCCCGCGCCGCCCTGGGGGCGCTGATTGCCCGTGGCGATCCCCTGACCGCTGATCAACGCGCCCGCATCGTCGAACGCCTGGCCCGGCAGAGACGCGCCGAGGTGCCGGTGGCGCTGACCCGCCGCCAGCGCTGGTCCCGAACCGCCGCGGGTGCCGCCGCGCTGGCGGTGGGGCTGATTGCCTTCGCGCTGGTGGTGGGCCGCGCCCGCCGGGGACGCGCGCGCGCCTGACGTCAGCTTCGCGGCGTGTGCGGGCGCAAGCCTTTGGCGAACAATCCCAGGCCGCCGGCGATGATGCCGAACATGAAGATCGTCGTCCACAACGACGTGGGGCGAAAATAGATATCCAGGTTCATCAGCACCCCGACCAGGATGAGGGCGATCCCCACCACGATCAGCACCCACCCGATGATCGATCGCCCGTCGAAGAACAAAGCGCCGAAGCCGATCAGCAGCGGCATCAACGTGATCCCAAAACTGGTTCCGCCGCTGCCGAAGAACCGCCAGTACGACGTGTGAACCGTGACGTGGTCGAAGACCAGATAGATCCCGACCGCCATCATCACCAGACCCAGCAAGCACTCGCCCAGGCCGCCCGGCGTTCCGCCGGGACCTTCGAACCGCCTGCCGCCCATGCTCGCGCCGGTATCGTTCATCGTGGGCTCAATTTACCATCGCACCGGGAGCAAGCCGTGCCTCAGAAGGCGAAGCGCACGACGCCGCCGACGCCGTCGCGGCCAATGGCCGGGGCGAAGCCCAGGTGCGGTGCCTCGGCGCCGGCCGCCGCCGGGCGACCGAGCGCAAAGGTCAGCACCGAACCTGCGGCGGCGGCCGCCGCGATGCCGTAGCTGACCCACTGAAAAGTGGCCGCGTGCTGGCCGCTTTGGACCTGGTCGTTGTACGCGGCCGTCGTGATGGGCGTCGACGATTCGAGATCGCTTTCGATCGAGCGCACCTTCAAGCTGAAATAAATTCCCGCCGCCAGCGCCGCCACGCCCGCGCCGGCCAGGATCGCGGGCGCGACCAGCGACGGATGCGATCCTTCCGGCTGCATGGCGGGAGCCGGTGGCGGCGGCGCGCTGGGCGCCGGCGGGGTCGGCGCGGGCGCGGGAGGGACCGGCGCGGCAGCGGCGGCGTTGCGGGCCTGTTCGGCCTCCAGGTCGCGGATATAGGTATTCACCTGGGCGGCCTCGTCGGGGGACAGATCGGGCGCGAGGCGGCGATATTCTTTGAAGCGCTCCAAGGCTTCGTCGGTGCGGCCGTTCTGCTGGTAGCAGCGGGCTTGATTGTAAAGCGCGTTGACGTCGCCGGTCTGGGCGGCAATCTGGGCCAGCAGAGCCACGCCTTTCTCGACGTTTCCGGCCGCGCAAGCGGCCCGCGCCCGCGCCTCGCGCGAATCGGGCGCCGCCTCCACCGCCGTCGAGACCGACGCCGCCGCCAACGCGCCCGCGGCCAACACCAACCACCATCGACGGCAACGCCTTGCTCGGCTGATCATCGCGTTCCCACCATGGCCTTGGCGGTCACGACGGCCGGCTGCGCGCCACAGGCCAGCGCCTTCATCTGTGTCGCTGACAAGGCCAAATTGTAGACCGCCAGCTCGTCCAATGCGCCAGCAAATCGATTGGTGATCGCGGTGGCCGGCATCACCGCCGCGGGATCTTCATCACCACCCATCAGCAGCGCGGTCTCTTCCGCACCAAATTGCAGCGCGAATGAGACCCGCCCGAAAGTATCGCCGTTGACGAACAGCTCGACGCCGGGGGTGGGCCCGGTATCGGTGTACGTCATCGCCAGGTGCATCCACCTACCATCGGTCGGCAACGGTTGATTGGCCGTGAGATCGACGTTGGTGCCGTTGGCGGTGTGCAGCTGAGCGCGCAACTGTCCGCCCGCGACACTGAATCGGTAGAGGTATCCTTTCGGACCGGCTGCTCGACGGGACAGCAGCGAACCGTCGGGGGGGCTGCCGACGGGAAATTTCGCCCACGCCGACACCGTGATCCCGTCGCTGATCTTGTTCACCGCGCTGGTGTCGGTCCCCTCGACCGAGATCCAGGCGCCGTTGGTCCCGCCGTGCAACGACAGCCCGGAACCAAAGCGGCCGCTGACCCACGACGCCCCGCCAAGGAGAGCGTTCACCGTCGTCACCAGATGATTGACGGACGAATCGTTGATCGTCGGATTGCCGCTGTCTTCGTCGAGCTGCAAATAGACGATGAGCCCGGTCGACAGATCAATGACCCCGGACGGCGGCGTGCAGACCGGCCAGTCGGGCGGTGCCACCTCGGCGGCGTCGGGAGGTTGATCGACAGCGGCGTCCTGGCCGCCGGTGCCTGCCTGGCCGCCGGTGCCTACCGGGCCGCCGGTGCCTGCCTGGCCGCCGGTGCCTGCCGGGCCGCCGGTGCCCTGACCGCCTTCGCTTGCGACGTCGGACGACGGGGTGTCTGTCTGATCAACGGTGGCGTCGTTGCCTGCGGCGCGAGCGTCGGTGGCGGCGTCGGCGGCGACCGCCTTCACGCAGGCGCCAGCCGCGCACGCCGGATAGTCGGTCGGACAATCCTGCGGCCCGCTGCAGACGATCTTGTTAAGCGGCAGCGTGGGCGAGAAAGAACAACCAAACACGAACGCCGGCACCACCCAGACACCGAAAGCAAGCGCCATTCGCGCCGTCAACATCGGCGCCTCTCGCGCGCTATGCTGCCGGCAAAGGGAGGGTTCATGTCAGAGCACAAGGCATCAATTCATTGGGAGCGCAGCGGACCGGACATGTTGAAAGGAAAATTTTCCCGAGAACACACCTGGGTATTTGACGGCGGGTTAACCGTCAAAGCTTCAGCCTCGCCATCAGTTGTTCCGGCACCGTATTCAAACCCAGCCGGCGTCGATCCGGAGGAGGCCTTCGTCGCCTCGTTGTCCAGTTGCCACATGCTGACCTATATATACTTGGCTTCCAGGCAAGGGTTTCTGATCGACAGCTATCGTGACGACGCGGTGGGCGTTTTGTCCAAGAATGACCAGGGCGCTCTTTGGATCAGCGCGGTGACGCTGCGCCCCCAAATCATTTACAGCGGCGAAAAGCGACCGACTCCCGCCGAAGAAGACGAGCTGCATCATCGCGCGCACGAGCAGTGCTTCATCTCGAATTCGGTGAAGACCGCGGTGACTGTGGCGGCGTCCGAATAATTTGCTGAACAAACGGCCCAGCTGGGAGGCCTGCGGGCCGCGCGCGTGACGTCTAGTTAGGACGGATCGGCGGCCCGCCTGTAGGCGGCAAGCTGATGATCGGCATACACTTGCCGCCGTCATTGCACATCTCGATGAGCGGTTTGCAACCGGGCGCGCACGATCCATTGCAACCGTCGTCGCCGCACTCCTTGCCGCCGCACTTTGGCGTGCACTTCACGCCGCAGCCGCCATTGGGGCCGGCACCGCAGACCTGACCGTCGGGGCAGCAGGTGCCGTTGCAGTTGTCGAGGGCGCCGCAGCTGCACTTGAAGTCAGCGCCGCAAGTCTGGTTGTTAGGGCAAGCGGTGCACTTCGTGCCGCAGCCGTTGTCGTCTCCGCAGTTCTTGCCGACGCAACTGGGAACGCACGGCTTGACGCACGCGCCTGCCGCGCTGCAGATCTCCCCGGCGCCGCAGCAGGTGTCCCCGCACTTGGCGACGTTGGCCGGACAGACGCAGGCATTTGCCCCGTTGCACGTCTGGTTGCCCGGGCACTTGCCGCTGCAGGTCTCGCCGCAGGTGTCGGGATCGCCGCAGTTCTTGTTCGCGCAGACCGGGACGCACATGCACTGGCCGGCCGCGGTGCAGGTCTGAGCAGTCGGGCACGTCCCGCACATGCCGCCGCAGCCGTCGGGGCCGCACTTCTTGCCACTGCATGCTGGAACGCACATGCACTGGCCGGCCGCGGTGCAGGTCTGAGCAGTCGGGCACGTCCCGCACATGCCGCCGCAGCTGTCGGGGCCGCACTTCTTTCCGCCGCAGTTAGGTACACAGACGCACTGGCCGTTGCCGTTGCAGGTCTGACCCGAGGGGCAGGCGCCACAACATTGGTTGTTGGGAATGCAGTTGCCGTTGCACAGCTTCTGTCCGGCGCAACATTGCCCGTTCGGGATGCAGACACCGTTGCCGCACGACTTCGGTTGCGCGGAAGGACAGCCGCAATTGCGGTTGTTGCAAACCTCGACACCGGCGCACTGGTGTCCACAGCTGCCGCAGTTGTTCTTGTCAGAGACGACGTCCTGACAATGACCGCACCACAGTTGACCGCCGGCGCAGCAATCGTTGAGATTGGCCACACAGGTGTTCTGCTTGTTCGGGCAATTCTGCCGGCCGCCCGGACAGCCGCAGTTGGTGCCGTTGCAGACGTAGTCGCCGTTGCAGCGGTTGCCGCAATCGCCGCAGTTGTCGTGGTTGTTGATCACGTTGGTGCAGATGTTGGTGCAGACCTTGTTGGGGTTCTCGCAACGACAGACCCGCGCCACGCAGGCCTCGGCATCGTGGCAAGGGTTCGCGCACAGGCCGCAGTTGTTGTAGTTCGTGTCCAGCTTGACGCAGGACTGGCCGCACTTGGTTTCGCCCTGGCCACACATCGTGGCGCACTTGCCATCGCTGCAGAATTGACCCTGCGGGCACGCTTTGCCGCACAGGCCACAGTTCTGGGAATCGCTGAACAGGTCGGTGCAACCGCCGGTCGGACAGTTGGTCTGGCCCTGGGCGCAGATGGTTTCACACTGCCCGGTCGGCAAGCAGATCTGACCATCCAAACACGCCGGCGCGCAGGTGATAGGAATGTCGATGGGCCCGGTGTCGATGTTGGTGCCGTCATCGGACGAATCAACAGGCGCATTGTCGAACGCCGGCGCGTCGACAGCCGAATCGCGGCCAGAACCCGCCGTGTCCCCTTGGCGCGTGTCACCGCGGCCCTGAACCGACGAACCGTCGCCCAAGTCGGCGTCGCGCACCGGCGTGTTGCCTCCGCACCCCCACACCAACAGTGCTGGCAGCAGCCAACCCAGGCGACGCGACAGGTTCTGGTCAGACGTTCTCGCCATGCACTCCCCCTTTACGGACGGCGCCTACTCACTGCGTGACGCAGGCTCGATCGTTCTTGCATGCATTTGTACTGACGCAAGACCTGCCCGTGGCGTTCCCGCCGGTCTCGCAACAACAGGTTCCCATCGTTGGACACAATGTATTCACGCAGCGCGCGGTGCGGTTGGTGGGTTGATTGCAGAAGCTGGTGACGCACAGGTCGAACTGATTGCGGCAGGCTTCCACGATGGTCGGCACCTGCGGGACCTGGCAAACGCCCGAGATGCAAATCATGTCCAGCACCGCCGGCACGTCCATCACCACCTGGCCGCAGGCCTGACCGCAGGTCATCCGTTCGCGGGTCTTGTCGGCGGCGCAGACGCCGTCCTTTTGCCCGGTCTTGGCCATCGAACAGCCGTTGCAGCGCATGGGATCGTCGCCTTCGCAGGCGGTGTTGCAACAGAACCCGTCGACGCAGAACTTGCTGTGACACCAGCTATTCGCCTGGCAGGACTGGCCGTTCATCAGGTCGGTGGGCGGCGGCTTATCCACCGGCAAATCGACGGGCACGTCGACGATGTCCACGGCCAGATCAGGGGCGGTGTCGACCCTGTCCGCCGCGTCGCCATCGCTGGCCGCATCGCCGTCGCCCGGGCTGTCGCTGGCTTCGGCGACATCATGAGCATCGCCGATTTCCGACGTAATCAGGTCGTTTCCGCGCGAGGGCGGGGCATCTGCCACCGGTCCGCCGTCGACTTTTGGGGCCGGCGCGCTGGAGCACGCCACGGCGGCGCAACAGACACAGACCAAAGCTATGCGAATCAAAGCGCGGCTCATCGAGCTCG
Encoded proteins:
- a CDS encoding OsmC family protein, producing the protein MSEHKASIHWERSGPDMLKGKFSREHTWVFDGGLTVKASASPSVVPAPYSNPAGVDPEEAFVASLSSCHMLTYIYLASRQGFLIDSYRDDAVGVLSKNDQGALWISAVTLRPQIIYSGEKRPTPAEEDELHHRAHEQCFISNSVKTAVTVAASE
- a CDS encoding LamG domain-containing protein translates to MLTARMALAFGVWVVPAFVFGCSFSPTLPLNKIVCSGPQDCPTDYPACAAGACVKAVAADAATDARAAGNDATVDQTDTPSSDVASEGGQGTGGPAGTGGQAGTGGPVGTGGQAGTGGQDAAVDQPPDAAEVAPPDWPVCTPPSGVIDLSTGLIVYLQLDEDSGNPTINDSSVNHLVTTVNALLGGASWVSGRFGSGLSLHGGTNGAWISVEGTDTSAVNKISDGITVSAWAKFPVGSPPDGSLLSRRAAGPKGYLYRFSVAGGQLRAQLHTANGTNVDLTANQPLPTDGRWMHLAMTYTDTGPTPGVELFVNGDTFGRVSFALQFGAEETALLMGGDEDPAAVMPATAITNRFAGALDELAVYNLALSATQMKALACGAQPAVVTAKAMVGTR
- a CDS encoding tetratricopeptide repeat protein, with the translated sequence MLAAGALAAASVSTAVEAAPDSREARARAACAAGNVEKGVALLAQIAAQTGDVNALYNQARCYQQNGRTDEALERFKEYRRLAPDLSPDEAAQVNTYIRDLEAEQARNAAAAAPVPPAPAPTPPAPSAPPPPAPAMQPEGSHPSLVAPAILAGAGVAALAAGIYFSLKVRSIESDLESSTPITTAAYNDQVQSGQHAATFQWVSYGIAAAAAAGSVLTFALGRPAAAGAEAPHLGFAPAIGRDGVGGVVRFAF